A single Methanospirillum lacunae DNA region contains:
- a CDS encoding lysylphosphatidylglycerol synthase transmembrane domain-containing protein gives MEKSQKKWIYISIGISVIILAVMVGSTFNEETLTYLAHINIFFLMLALSLRFISFALWALRIQKMSLSLGYHVPFAHCYNMVVANLLAGALTPGQAGGEPVRIHELYKAKMSVGDATAVVIMERVLDAIMLVGLSICSIFIMGSVIWSLNSGIIFVIFFSLFLLIFFVLLLVYAVRYPDPAKRLVMRFLHWIEVKMKKPSFQKIITRTDVEFDNFCCGINAFAKHGKSGFVWGSVCTILFWFSEFVVASVILMGLGLPPSVSESMLAQIIIALVSMIPITPGASGVAELSAASLYALFVPTAALGIFILLWRLIMFYLNIVFGFISTMFIFKREITE, from the coding sequence ATGGAAAAAAGCCAGAAGAAATGGATATATATTTCAATCGGAATCAGCGTTATCATTCTGGCTGTGATGGTAGGTTCTACTTTCAACGAAGAAACTCTCACCTACCTGGCACACATCAACATCTTTTTCCTGATGCTAGCATTATCACTCAGATTTATTTCCTTTGCTCTCTGGGCACTTCGTATCCAGAAGATGTCTCTCTCTCTTGGATACCATGTACCATTTGCTCACTGTTACAACATGGTTGTTGCAAATCTTCTTGCAGGTGCCCTCACCCCTGGTCAGGCAGGAGGAGAACCGGTCAGGATTCACGAGCTCTACAAGGCAAAGATGTCGGTTGGTGACGCAACTGCCGTAGTTATAATGGAGCGGGTTCTTGATGCGATCATGCTGGTAGGACTCAGTATATGCAGTATCTTCATTATGGGTAGTGTTATCTGGTCTCTTAACAGTGGAATCATCTTTGTGATCTTCTTTTCCCTGTTTCTTTTGATCTTTTTTGTTCTCCTGCTTGTGTATGCAGTACGGTATCCAGACCCTGCAAAACGGCTGGTTATGCGGTTTCTTCACTGGATAGAAGTTAAGATGAAGAAACCATCATTTCAGAAGATTATTACACGGACAGATGTTGAATTTGATAATTTCTGTTGTGGAATCAACGCCTTTGCAAAACATGGAAAATCCGGTTTTGTCTGGGGGTCTGTCTGTACCATCCTATTCTGGTTCTCAGAGTTTGTGGTGGCATCTGTAATTCTAATGGGGCTTGGTCTTCCACCCTCGGTTTCTGAATCCATGCTTGCCCAGATCATTATCGCCCTCGTAAGTATGATCCCGATTACACCGGGTGCGTCAGGTGTTGCAGAGCTATCTGCAGCTTCGCTCTATGCTCTCTTTGTCCCGACAGCAGCACTTGGGATCTTTATCCTTCTCTGGCGACTCATTATGTTCTATCTCAACATCGTCTTCGGATTTATCTCAACGATGTTTATCTTCAAACGCGAAATAACAGAATAA
- a CDS encoding ribonuclease III domain-containing protein, which translates to MHYSADKPNLEDIIGYTFADPDILERALSRKAYCQEQGYPETNHMDALATLGDAVIELHILTRLVETGGCDKGEISVKKMDLVNMSILRRAGETIHLHEYIHWGNGEMRMHIWSSGRVIAECIEALIGAVYLDGGLYGAGQVMETIGLFPA; encoded by the coding sequence ATGCATTATTCTGCTGATAAACCAAATCTCGAGGATATCATCGGGTATACCTTTGCTGACCCTGATATTCTTGAGAGGGCACTCAGCAGAAAGGCATACTGTCAGGAACAGGGATATCCTGAAACCAACCACATGGATGCTCTGGCAACCCTGGGCGATGCAGTGATTGAACTACATATTCTCACCCGCCTTGTTGAAACGGGTGGCTGTGATAAGGGCGAGATATCAGTAAAAAAAATGGATCTCGTCAACATGTCCATCCTTCGCAGGGCAGGAGAAACAATTCATCTTCATGAGTATATTCACTGGGGAAATGGTGAGATGCGTATGCATATCTGGTCATCAGGTCGCGTTATTGCAGAATGTATTGAAGCATTAATAGGTGCTGTTTACCTCGATGGTGGGTTATATGGAGCCGGGCAGGTTATGGAAACTATTGGGCTTTTTCCTGCATAG
- the gltA gene encoding NADPH-dependent glutamate synthase, which translates to MGDRPAEVRIHDFLEVDTGFSPEEAIAEANRCLQCKKPACVDGCPVNINIPVFIAEIAEGNFANAAVSIKTQNMLPAICGRVCPQETQCEILCILGNKDKPIRIGQLERFAADEERRTGIKPQDKKPSTGKRVAVIGSGPAGITAAGELAREGHSVVMYESLHLPGGVLTYGIPAFRLPKDVVNAELDQVLKLGVEVKLNHFVGKSVSLSELLTYDAVMLGTGAGLPYFMNIPGEHLNGVYSANEFLTRVNLMHADQFPRFDTPIAKASRVVVVGGGNVAMDAARTARRMGAKVTLVYRRRSEDLPARLAEIHHAEEEGIEFITCANPTRILGEQVVTGVECVRMQMCELDASGRPAAKPIDGDTFTLDCDVVIQAIGQGPNPVLVREIEGIERGRAGNVIADGDGKTSHPKIFAAGDVTTGAATVILAMGGAKKAAQSICSYLTSK; encoded by the coding sequence ATGGGAGACCGCCCTGCAGAAGTCAGAATTCATGACTTTCTGGAAGTTGATACCGGGTTTTCTCCTGAAGAGGCAATTGCAGAAGCGAACCGATGCCTACAGTGTAAAAAACCAGCATGTGTTGATGGCTGTCCTGTCAATATCAATATCCCTGTATTTATCGCTGAAATTGCAGAAGGAAATTTTGCGAATGCAGCAGTTTCAATAAAGACCCAGAACATGCTTCCAGCCATCTGTGGACGAGTATGTCCTCAGGAAACACAGTGTGAAATACTCTGTATCCTTGGTAATAAGGATAAACCAATCCGGATTGGTCAGCTCGAAAGATTCGCTGCAGATGAAGAACGCCGGACAGGTATCAAACCCCAGGATAAAAAACCTTCAACCGGAAAGAGAGTGGCAGTGATTGGATCAGGTCCGGCAGGGATCACAGCTGCCGGAGAACTGGCTCGTGAAGGGCACAGCGTAGTCATGTACGAGTCTCTCCATCTCCCCGGTGGTGTGCTGACATACGGAATTCCTGCATTCAGGCTTCCCAAAGATGTTGTAAATGCAGAACTTGATCAGGTGCTCAAACTTGGAGTTGAGGTAAAACTCAACCATTTTGTCGGGAAAAGTGTTTCGCTTTCTGAACTTCTCACATATGATGCTGTGATGCTTGGAACCGGTGCAGGCCTTCCATACTTCATGAACATTCCTGGTGAACATCTGAACGGCGTCTACTCAGCCAATGAGTTTCTCACCAGGGTAAACCTGATGCATGCAGACCAGTTTCCAAGATTCGACACACCAATAGCAAAGGCCAGCCGGGTAGTTGTTGTAGGAGGAGGAAATGTTGCAATGGATGCGGCAAGGACAGCACGAAGAATGGGAGCAAAAGTAACTCTCGTCTACCGACGCCGCTCAGAAGATCTCCCTGCACGACTTGCTGAGATCCATCATGCAGAAGAAGAAGGAATTGAGTTCATTACCTGTGCAAACCCGACCCGGATATTAGGTGAGCAGGTAGTGACGGGAGTTGAATGTGTCAGGATGCAGATGTGCGAACTTGATGCCAGCGGAAGACCGGCAGCAAAGCCCATCGATGGCGATACATTCACGCTCGATTGCGATGTTGTCATCCAGGCAATCGGACAGGGACCAAATCCGGTACTGGTCCGTGAGATAGAGGGTATTGAACGTGGACGGGCTGGCAACGTAATAGCAGACGGTGATGGAAAAACGTCACATCCAAAGATCTTTGCTGCCGGAGATGTTACAACCGGAGCAGCAACAGTAATCCTCGCAATGGGTGGAGCCAAGAAAGCAGCACAGAGTATCTGTTCCTATCTCACTTCAAAATAA
- a CDS encoding sulfide/dihydroorotate dehydrogenase-like FAD/NAD-binding protein, protein MYTIEKSNEIADKIFEIWVDAPHVARNAQAGQFVIIRIDETGERIPLTISRARGDLVRIVFMAVGKTTHALAAIKPGGNIADIVGPLGHPSEVKSWGTCVIVGGGAGISSTPCIAEALKKAGNKVIGIIGARNAGMLIFEDEMREICDELHVTTDDGSKGRHGFAADVLKETVADQKIDAVWIIGPAIMMKITSMATRDKGIKTFVSLNPIMVDGTGMCGSCRCQVAGKTVFACVDGPEFDAHEVDFDLLMQRQRYYMEQEKEAIALWNQHGCSCAEGK, encoded by the coding sequence TTGTATACAATAGAGAAATCAAACGAGATAGCAGATAAGATATTTGAAATCTGGGTTGATGCACCACATGTTGCTCGAAACGCACAGGCAGGGCAGTTTGTAATCATCCGAATCGATGAGACCGGAGAGCGGATACCCCTTACTATCTCCCGCGCTAGAGGAGATCTGGTCAGAATCGTTTTTATGGCAGTCGGGAAGACCACCCACGCCCTTGCAGCTATTAAACCCGGTGGCAATATTGCAGATATTGTCGGACCTCTTGGTCACCCAAGTGAAGTAAAATCATGGGGAACCTGTGTAATTGTTGGTGGTGGAGCTGGAATATCTTCAACACCCTGTATTGCAGAGGCATTGAAAAAAGCAGGAAATAAAGTCATCGGGATCATCGGGGCCAGGAATGCCGGGATGCTCATCTTTGAAGATGAAATGAGAGAGATCTGTGATGAACTCCACGTCACAACCGATGACGGCTCAAAGGGAAGACATGGTTTTGCAGCAGATGTCCTGAAGGAGACTGTCGCAGATCAGAAGATTGATGCAGTCTGGATCATCGGACCGGCTATTATGATGAAAATCACCTCCATGGCGACCCGGGATAAAGGTATCAAGACCTTTGTTTCCCTGAACCCCATCATGGTAGATGGCACAGGTATGTGTGGATCATGCCGGTGCCAGGTAGCAGGAAAGACAGTCTTTGCCTGTGTGGATGGGCCGGAGTTTGATGCCCATGAGGTTGACTTTGATCTGCTTATGCAGAGGCAGCGGTATTACATGGAGCAGGAAAAAGAGGCTATCGCACTCTGGAATCAACATGGATGTTCCTGTGCGGAGGGGAAATAA